DNA from Bacteroidales bacterium:
ACCGGAGTGATCTTGTGCTCGTGGTGCCAGATCTTATAAGGCCCTGATCGCTGCTCATCCACGAAATACTCTTGTTCGCTGATATGCGTAATTTCCGTTACCCAGTTCATTTTAATTCCGGGGGAAGGGCTGACCTTGTAGATGATGATCATGCCGGGATACATCTTATCAGGGAGATTACGTGTAGTAATATCAAATCCCATGTATTCCGGTGTGATGTTTTGAAGATTGCTGGGAGCAGCTATAAAATCCCAGACTTCCTGCAAGGTTGATGGTATCTTTTGTTCTCTGTAAAGTTGATATACCGGCATAATTAAATTTTAGCGGATTGTATATTGTTTTGTATTATGATTTAATCTAAAATTTGATTATTTCATGATCCTGCCATATATATGCTACCTGTCGCTCTTTCAGAGCTTCACGCGCATTGGCTGTTTTACTTTACACAGGGTTTCACACGACTGCGTCGGGGCTTCACCCTGTGCTATTATCTGTCGGGGCTTCGCCCCTTAATCTTTTATGAGACATTCGGGCGAATGATGCAGGCTTTAATCATTATTTTTGATCCATTTCTGTTTCAAACATTTTGATGGCCTTGTACAACACCCCGGCAGAA
Protein-coding regions in this window:
- a CDS encoding SRPBCC family protein, which produces MPVYQLYREQKIPSTLQEVWDFIAAPSNLQNITPEYMGFDITTRNLPDKMYPGMIIIYKVSPSPGIKMNWVTEITHISEQEYFVDEQRSGPYKIWHHEHKITPVDGGVLMTDLVTYQPPFGFLGTVANRFFISNKLNEIFEYRRKKLTEIFGQIEQNNSD